In Veillonellales bacterium, a genomic segment contains:
- a CDS encoding radical SAM protein, giving the protein MLTALYADSEGEIFDAPGVQAVGRIGRENVLLNPADMIPLPEGADLMFLPGRQALGAENGRILPVKGKVLAAAAILPVGYTRTFLPAFVREQKAPILPLYGYAAVALYNDQLYVAAVKSDDNDKWHPYHYNTRNLKKKVASVEKELSGNRIVAQLAGCSLKWHCCTAQNLFYHRWEAGIPTSPVCNANCFGCISLQPAQCCPSPQNRIDFRPTAEEIAAVGIYHLASAPEAIISFGQGCEGEPSLAAGEIAAGVRQIRRATEKGIININTNAGFTEGIRSIVDAGLDSMRVSIISGIPETYQAYYRCSYELADVKASIAYAKSRGVYVSFNMLSFPGLNDRPEELAAWEELIGETSVDMIQLRNLNIDPDEFLAIMPPAKQPPLGVKAFLRRLSARFPALAVGSFSRYLGKNH; this is encoded by the coding sequence GTGTTGACAGCATTATATGCGGATAGTGAGGGAGAAATATTTGATGCACCGGGAGTTCAGGCCGTTGGCCGTATCGGGCGGGAAAATGTCTTGCTGAACCCGGCGGATATGATTCCTCTGCCGGAAGGCGCCGATTTGATGTTTTTGCCCGGCCGCCAGGCGCTTGGCGCTGAGAATGGCCGGATTTTACCGGTGAAGGGGAAGGTTTTGGCGGCGGCGGCTATTTTGCCGGTGGGCTATACCCGGACATTCCTGCCAGCTTTTGTCCGCGAACAAAAGGCGCCGATATTGCCTTTATACGGATATGCCGCAGTTGCCTTGTATAACGATCAGCTGTATGTGGCTGCAGTAAAAAGCGACGACAATGACAAATGGCATCCTTATCATTACAATACCCGGAATCTGAAAAAAAAAGTTGCATCAGTGGAAAAAGAACTGTCCGGCAACCGGATTGTGGCGCAGTTGGCCGGCTGTTCGCTCAAATGGCACTGTTGCACGGCGCAGAATTTGTTTTACCATCGGTGGGAAGCCGGCATTCCCACATCGCCGGTTTGCAATGCCAACTGCTTTGGCTGTATTTCCCTGCAGCCGGCACAGTGCTGCCCTTCTCCCCAGAACCGGATTGACTTTAGACCTACAGCGGAAGAAATTGCTGCAGTAGGAATTTATCATCTAGCCTCGGCTCCGGAAGCAATTATTAGCTTTGGCCAGGGCTGCGAGGGGGAACCTTCTCTTGCCGCCGGGGAAATTGCCGCCGGCGTGCGGCAAATCCGCCGGGCTACCGAGAAGGGCATTATCAATATCAATACTAACGCCGGATTTACCGAGGGAATCCGGTCCATTGTGGATGCCGGGCTGGACAGTATGCGGGTCAGTATCATCAGCGGCATACCGGAAACGTATCAGGCGTATTATCGCTGCAGCTATGAATTGGCGGATGTAAAGGCTTCTATAGCTTATGCCAAGTCTCGCGGCGTGTATGTCTCCTTCAATATGCTGTCTTTCCCCGGACTGAATGACCGGCCGGAAGAACTGGCGGCCTGGGAAGAATTGATTGGGGAAACCAGCGTGGATATGATTCAACTGCGGAATTTAAACATTGACCCGGATGAATTTTTAGCGATTATGCCCCCTGCCAAACAGCCGCCATTGGGAGTTAAAGCTTTTTTGCGGCGGTTGTCGGCGCGTTTTCCTGCTTTGGCAGTCGGCAGTTTCAGCCGCTATTTGGGCAAGAATCATTAA
- the purR gene encoding pur operon repressor, which translates to MNKVRRVERIAALTKLLTDMPGRLFSLGHFSEVFGAAKSTVSEDLVTIKQSLQQFGLGTLETVSGASGGVRFLPYRGKEAADRLLSDLAFQLEKPERIIPGGYIYMTDLLFTANLMVPIGEIFMSKFSHLSPDYIMTIETKGIPLALVTARAFDLPLVVVRRGGKVTEGPSVSINYVSGSSKRIQTMSLPRRAISAGSKVLVIDDFMKAGGTAQGMVDLAREVEAEVVGTGVLVATADPEEKLVEDYLALLILYGVDQHTKKTDIRPAAL; encoded by the coding sequence ATGAATAAAGTACGGAGAGTTGAGCGGATTGCGGCGTTGACCAAACTGCTGACCGATATGCCGGGACGCCTCTTTTCGCTGGGCCATTTCAGCGAGGTGTTCGGTGCAGCTAAATCCACAGTAAGCGAGGATTTGGTGACGATAAAACAATCGTTGCAGCAATTTGGGTTAGGAACGCTGGAAACGGTATCCGGCGCTTCCGGCGGCGTGCGCTTTCTGCCGTATCGAGGCAAAGAAGCGGCTGACCGGTTGCTGTCTGATTTGGCTTTTCAACTGGAGAAACCGGAGCGGATTATTCCCGGCGGCTATATTTATATGACGGATTTATTGTTTACAGCCAATCTGATGGTACCCATTGGCGAAATCTTTATGAGCAAGTTTTCCCATTTGTCGCCGGATTATATCATGACGATTGAGACAAAAGGGATTCCTTTGGCATTGGTGACAGCCCGGGCTTTTGATCTGCCGCTGGTAGTGGTGCGCCGGGGCGGGAAGGTAACGGAGGGACCGTCGGTCAGTATCAATTACGTCAGCGGCTCATCGAAGCGGATTCAGACGATGTCGCTGCCCAGAAGGGCGATTTCCGCCGGGTCCAAGGTGCTTGTTATTGATGATTTCATGAAAGCCGGCGGCACCGCTCAGGGAATGGTGGATTTGGCCCGGGAAGTGGAGGCTGAGGTGGTGGGTACCGGCGTGCTGGTAGCCACGGCCGATCCGGAAGAAAAATTAGTGGAAGATTATCTGGCCCTGCTTATTTTATACGGCGTGGATCAGCATACTAAGAAGACCGATATACGGCCGGCGGCGCTGTAA
- a CDS encoding GNAT family N-acetyltransferase codes for MTGSVIINRALPADIPAIAALFTESFIESVLHHCGRLPKPQAMEDVFSLVWSAEPAAALVARNGENGRIVGYCFAPTGLSHLWVRAVLGGHILKWAWRWLTGRYGFGLHPVKIIMMNKLAFLRSSLRPAAAVNARILSIAVAEDCRGRGIASRLMEAAVEYFTAQQAKRIRLEVRPDNLPAVRVYQKMGFYPGGRTADSQGEWLIMFKEME; via the coding sequence ATGACCGGCTCAGTGATTATCAATCGGGCCCTGCCGGCTGATATACCGGCGATTGCCGCGTTGTTTACCGAGAGTTTTATCGAAAGTGTCCTGCATCATTGCGGGCGGCTGCCCAAGCCCCAGGCCATGGAGGATGTTTTCTCCCTGGTGTGGTCAGCGGAGCCGGCGGCGGCGCTGGTTGCCCGGAATGGTGAGAATGGGCGGATCGTTGGTTACTGTTTTGCGCCTACCGGACTGTCCCATTTGTGGGTGCGGGCTGTGCTGGGGGGGCATATACTAAAGTGGGCCTGGCGCTGGCTGACCGGCCGCTATGGCTTCGGGCTGCACCCGGTGAAGATTATTATGATGAATAAGCTGGCTTTTCTTCGGTCTTCGCTGCGGCCGGCGGCCGCAGTGAATGCCCGTATACTGTCGATTGCGGTGGCGGAAGATTGCCGGGGCCGGGGAATCGCGTCCCGGCTCATGGAAGCGGCAGTGGAATATTTTACAGCACAGCAGGCCAAACGGATCAGGCTGGAAGTAAGGCCGGACAATCTGCCGGCTGTCCGGGTGTATCAAAAAATGGGATTTTATCCCGGCGGCCGGACGGCGGATTCTCAGGGCGAGTGGCTGATTATGTTTAAGGAAATGGAGTAA
- the ilvC gene encoding ketol-acid reductoisomerase: MAKLYYDHDANWEVIKNKHVAVLGYGSQGRAHALNLQDSGIKVTVGLYEGSKSWAKAEGDGVNVTTVRDAVSRADIVMMLLPDEKQAAVYRQEVAPYLQKGAALAFAHGFNIHYGQIQPTDDVDVFMVAPKGPGHLVRRTFTEGKGVPCLFAVYHDNTGTAKELALAYARGIGGTRAGVLATTFAEETETDLFGEQAVLCGGLTELVCAGFETLTQAGYQPELAYFECLHEMKLIVDLMYEGGMAAMRHSISDTAEFGDYVAGQRIITESTRAEMRQILAEIQDGSFAKQWILENQANRPTFNALRRKKASHPIESVGKKLRPMMSWLKKD; the protein is encoded by the coding sequence ATGGCAAAATTATATTATGATCATGATGCAAATTGGGAGGTTATAAAAAACAAGCATGTCGCCGTACTCGGTTATGGCAGTCAAGGGCGGGCTCATGCTTTAAACCTTCAGGACAGCGGTATCAAAGTAACTGTAGGACTCTATGAAGGCAGTAAATCCTGGGCTAAGGCGGAAGGTGACGGGGTGAATGTAACCACAGTACGCGATGCGGTATCCCGGGCGGATATTGTCATGATGCTTTTACCTGACGAAAAGCAGGCTGCTGTTTACCGGCAGGAAGTCGCCCCGTACTTACAGAAAGGAGCCGCTTTAGCTTTTGCTCACGGCTTTAATATTCATTACGGCCAAATCCAGCCGACTGATGATGTTGATGTTTTTATGGTTGCTCCCAAGGGACCGGGGCATCTGGTACGGCGGACTTTTACCGAGGGCAAAGGTGTTCCCTGCCTGTTTGCGGTTTATCATGACAACACAGGTACGGCTAAGGAATTGGCGCTTGCTTATGCACGCGGTATCGGCGGCACCAGGGCAGGAGTTTTGGCGACGACATTTGCGGAAGAAACAGAGACCGATCTGTTTGGTGAGCAGGCAGTTCTCTGCGGCGGACTGACCGAACTGGTCTGTGCCGGTTTTGAAACGCTGACCCAAGCCGGCTATCAGCCGGAACTGGCTTACTTCGAATGTCTGCATGAAATGAAACTAATCGTGGATTTAATGTACGAGGGCGGAATGGCCGCAATGCGTCACTCCATCAGTGATACCGCCGAATTTGGCGATTATGTTGCGGGACAGCGGATTATTACCGAATCCACCCGAGCTGAAATGCGCCAGATATTAGCTGAAATCCAGGATGGCTCGTTCGCCAAGCAATGGATCTTGGAGAATCAGGCAAACCGACCGACTTTTAACGCCCTGCGCAGAAAAAAAGCGTCTCATCCCATTGAAAGCGTCGGTAAAAAGCTGCGGCCCATGATGTCCTGGTTAAAGAAAGACTAA
- a CDS encoding ribose-phosphate pyrophosphokinase yields the protein MSLAETKKLRLFTGNSNPALAEEIAAHLGVTLGSAMVGHFNNGETQVIIDESVRGKEVFIIQPTCYPVNDSVMELLIMVDAMKRASAKHITAVVPYYAYARQDRKTRGREPISAKLMANLLTTAGVTRVVTMDLHAGQIQGFFDIPVDHLPGVPILADYIASKKLEDMIVVSPDLGGVTRARQLADRLHAPIAIIEKRRPMPGVAEVMNLIGSVEGKNAVIVDDIIDTAGSLTEGARALERLGAKEVYACCTHAVLSDPAVQRVKDSNIKELIVTNTIPVPPEKQDGKIKILSVAPIFGEAIIRIFGELSVSKLFD from the coding sequence ATGAGTTTAGCAGAGACGAAGAAGTTGCGATTGTTTACCGGAAATTCCAATCCGGCCTTGGCTGAGGAAATTGCCGCGCATCTGGGAGTTACGTTGGGCAGCGCCATGGTAGGACATTTCAATAACGGTGAAACCCAGGTGATTATTGACGAAAGCGTCCGCGGCAAAGAAGTTTTTATTATTCAGCCTACCTGTTATCCCGTTAATGACAGTGTGATGGAACTCTTAATCATGGTCGATGCCATGAAACGGGCTTCGGCCAAGCATATTACGGCTGTAGTGCCTTACTATGCCTATGCCCGTCAGGACCGGAAAACCCGCGGACGGGAGCCGATTTCCGCCAAACTGATGGCCAATCTGCTGACTACTGCCGGGGTAACCCGGGTGGTTACTATGGATCTTCACGCCGGCCAGATTCAGGGTTTCTTTGATATTCCGGTGGATCATCTTCCCGGTGTTCCCATTTTAGCTGATTACATTGCTTCCAAAAAATTAGAGGATATGATTGTCGTTTCTCCCGATTTGGGCGGTGTTACCAGGGCACGGCAGTTGGCCGACCGCCTCCATGCTCCGATTGCCATTATTGAAAAACGCCGCCCCATGCCCGGTGTGGCGGAAGTTATGAATCTGATCGGCAGTGTGGAAGGCAAGAATGCAGTCATTGTCGATGATATCATCGACACCGCCGGTTCTCTGACTGAGGGAGCCCGGGCCCTGGAACGTCTTGGCGCCAAAGAGGTTTATGCCTGCTGTACCCACGCCGTGCTCAGCGATCCGGCGGTACAGCGTGTCAAAGATTCCAACATTAAAGAACTGATTGTAACCAATACCATTCCGGTACCGCCGGAGAAACAGGATGGGAAGATTAAAATCCTGTCCGTAGCGCCTATTTTTGGGGAAGCCATTATCCGGATTTTCGGCGAGCTTTCCGTAAGCAAGCTGTTTGATTAA
- the glmU gene encoding bifunctional UDP-N-acetylglucosamine diphosphorylase/glucosamine-1-phosphate N-acetyltransferase GlmU: MSDLLTVILAAGKGTRMKSALPKVLHTVGGKPMVQQVLDAANQAGSSRNIVVVGFGADQVEEVIGTQAEFVVQEQQLGTGHAVRQAERLLTDFNGTVMVLCGDTPLLEGKTLAELYAAHQAAGAAATVLTARMPDPAGYGRVIRDDSGRVLKIVEQKDANPAELAVNEVNTGIYCFDREALFEALAAINCANQQGEYYLTDVIGILTGQKAKVGAVVAEDYQQTLGINSRLQLAAAEKILRRRKLNEVMENGVTIMDPDSTFIDAEVTIEPDTVIYPFTWLEGATTIGRGCSIGPGTRIQNTKIGDEVTLQFTYAHDCRVENHVTVGPYVHLRPDTVLSEGVKVGNFVEVKNSQVGKNSKIPHLSYIGDTDMGARVNIGSGTITVNYDGKTKHRTTIEDEAFIGCNSNLVAPVTVGKGAYIGAGSTITKNVPSVGLGVARARQVNIEGWVGKRKS, from the coding sequence ATGTCAGATTTGCTGACGGTAATTCTGGCGGCAGGCAAAGGTACTCGTATGAAGTCAGCATTACCGAAGGTGCTTCATACTGTCGGCGGGAAACCAATGGTGCAGCAGGTCCTGGATGCCGCGAATCAGGCGGGATCATCCAGAAATATCGTAGTCGTTGGTTTTGGCGCCGATCAGGTGGAAGAAGTGATTGGAACTCAGGCGGAATTTGTGGTTCAGGAGCAGCAGCTTGGTACCGGTCATGCAGTGCGGCAGGCCGAAAGATTGCTGACAGATTTTAATGGCACTGTCATGGTTTTGTGTGGCGATACGCCTCTGCTGGAAGGGAAAACTCTGGCTGAATTGTATGCTGCGCATCAGGCTGCCGGAGCGGCGGCTACTGTGCTGACGGCCCGTATGCCGGATCCGGCAGGCTATGGCCGGGTTATTCGCGACGACAGCGGCCGGGTGCTCAAGATTGTGGAACAGAAGGATGCGAATCCGGCGGAATTAGCGGTTAATGAAGTCAATACCGGGATATACTGCTTTGACCGGGAAGCGTTATTCGAAGCATTGGCCGCTATTAACTGCGCCAATCAGCAGGGTGAATATTATCTGACCGATGTAATTGGCATCCTTACCGGGCAAAAGGCCAAGGTAGGGGCGGTAGTTGCTGAGGATTATCAGCAGACGCTGGGAATCAATTCCCGGCTGCAGCTGGCGGCAGCAGAGAAAATTCTGCGGCGCCGCAAATTGAATGAAGTTATGGAAAACGGTGTTACGATTATGGACCCGGACAGCACTTTTATTGATGCTGAAGTGACGATTGAACCGGATACGGTGATTTATCCTTTTACCTGGCTGGAAGGCGCAACCACTATCGGCCGGGGTTGCAGCATCGGTCCCGGCACCCGGATTCAGAATACTAAAATTGGCGACGAAGTAACGCTGCAGTTCACCTATGCCCATGACTGCCGGGTGGAAAATCATGTGACAGTGGGTCCTTATGTCCACCTGCGCCCGGATACCGTATTGTCGGAAGGCGTCAAGGTGGGCAATTTTGTTGAGGTGAAAAATTCTCAGGTGGGCAAAAACAGCAAGATTCCGCATCTCAGCTATATCGGCGATACCGATATGGGAGCCAGGGTCAATATCGGTTCCGGCACCATTACCGTTAATTATGACGGCAAAACGAAACACCGGACAACGATTGAGGATGAGGCGTTTATTGGCTGCAACAGCAACTTAGTAGCTCCGGTTACGGTTGGTAAAGGCGCTTATATAGGTGCCGGTTCAACCATTACGAAAAATGTGCCGTCGGTGGGTCTGGGCGTGGCCCGGGCCCGTCAGGTAAACATTGAAGGCTGGGTAGGCAAGCGAAAATCCTGA
- the pth gene encoding aminoacyl-tRNA hydrolase, with the protein MIVGLGNPGQEYSGTRHNVGFMVMDELAGRWEAAGWRSKQDALVTEYRSGGEPILLVKPQTFMNLSGTAVGALARWHKIPAEDIIAICDDMDLPVGRLRLRTKGGSGGHKGIESLLVHLGQDNFSRIRVGIGRPPAGWEVVNYVLSRFTAEEAPLMEAALSRAAAAAESIINKGMVKTMNIFNQ; encoded by the coding sequence ATGATAGTGGGTCTGGGGAATCCCGGACAGGAATACAGCGGGACCCGCCACAATGTGGGGTTTATGGTTATGGATGAATTGGCCGGACGGTGGGAGGCTGCCGGCTGGCGCAGTAAACAGGACGCCCTGGTGACGGAATATCGTAGCGGCGGTGAACCGATTTTACTGGTTAAGCCTCAGACTTTTATGAATTTAAGCGGTACCGCGGTGGGGGCGTTGGCTCGCTGGCACAAGATACCGGCAGAAGATATTATTGCGATTTGCGACGATATGGATTTACCGGTCGGCCGGCTGCGGCTGCGGACAAAAGGCGGGTCCGGCGGACACAAAGGCATTGAATCCTTGCTGGTTCATTTGGGGCAAGACAATTTTTCCCGGATCCGGGTAGGCATCGGCCGCCCGCCGGCAGGCTGGGAAGTTGTGAATTATGTGCTCAGCCGGTTTACGGCGGAAGAGGCGCCCCTTATGGAAGCTGCCCTCAGCCGGGCGGCGGCGGCGGCAGAGTCCATTATCAACAAGGGCATGGTCAAGACCATGAACATATTCAATCAATAA
- a CDS encoding polysaccharide deacetylase family protein gives MIDGNMRLISMLGLITILVVAGLLLDYFRLLRRPHRLGMWLALLGIVAGLGLTLSAVLPNNHFYGMAFSEIPTSRKELALTFDDGPYPPYTDQILDILKEYQVPATFFVIGQNAEKHPELVARIVREGHQVGNHSYHHVDLLKADSSVIAAEIDRTSQVIANITGQPPKFVRPPHGFRDPVVMEAMNKRGLTVVEWSVMSRDWTNPGVEAIVERTVGKVQNGSVILLHDGDGVAQAASRAQSVEATRRIIQQLRAQGYTFVTVNEILAKPEDGHK, from the coding sequence ATGATAGATGGTAATATGCGGCTGATCAGCATGCTGGGACTCATAACCATCCTGGTTGTGGCCGGTTTGCTGCTGGATTATTTCCGGCTTCTCCGGCGCCCTCACAGATTGGGCATGTGGCTGGCACTGCTGGGCATTGTGGCCGGTCTGGGGTTGACGCTGAGCGCAGTGCTGCCAAACAATCACTTCTATGGTATGGCGTTTTCCGAAATCCCGACCAGCCGGAAAGAGTTGGCTCTGACTTTTGACGATGGTCCTTATCCTCCCTATACGGATCAGATATTGGATATATTAAAAGAATATCAGGTGCCGGCGACTTTTTTTGTTATCGGTCAAAATGCGGAAAAACATCCGGAATTGGTAGCCCGTATTGTCAGGGAGGGCCATCAGGTGGGCAATCATTCCTATCATCATGTTGATTTGCTGAAAGCCGATAGCAGTGTAATTGCTGCTGAAATTGACCGTACAAGTCAGGTGATTGCGAATATTACCGGGCAGCCGCCTAAGTTTGTGCGTCCGCCACATGGCTTCCGGGATCCCGTGGTGATGGAAGCCATGAACAAGCGGGGACTGACGGTGGTAGAGTGGTCGGTGATGAGTCGGGACTGGACCAACCCCGGGGTAGAGGCCATTGTGGAGCGGACGGTCGGCAAAGTGCAGAACGGTTCGGTGATTTTGCTGCACGACGGCGACGGTGTGGCGCAGGCCGCATCCCGGGCCCAGTCGGTTGAGGCAACGCGGCGGATTATTCAGCAGCTGCGGGCTCAGGGGTATACTTTTGTAACAGTAAATGAAATTTTAGCTAAACCGGAGGACGGACACAAGTGA
- the ilvB gene encoding biosynthetic-type acetolactate synthase large subunit, which produces MERCLLRHGVSVIFGYPGGAIMPFYDVLYDSPIRHILTIHEQGAVHAADGYARASGQVGVCIATSGPGATNLVTGLATAFLDSSPVVAITGQVATALLGSDAFQEVDIISITMPVTKHNFLVRDINSLPGIIDQAFMLAASGRPGPVLIDVPRDVLTGTAEYYAARQKAAWNTVPAYANKTAIKAAAAALAKARQPVMLIGGGVKTGNACAEVLDFVRSTRIPVVSTLMGLDAFPAGQPYFLGLTGMHGHKAANLAVHHADVVLAVGTRFSDRITGDINQYSQGKTIIHCDVDPAECGKNISTDITVVGGLKYSLLQLTKILQPNPWSDIHNWWQKIEMWRQNFLPVYDDKTLNPPWIMNYLSEAAADFPVTWVTDVGQHQMWAAQYLKISSPRSWITAGGLGTMGFGLPAALGAQAATPDKRVILIAGDGGFKMTGMELHTAVDEGLPVICVIFNNKSLGMVHQWQHLFFNHRYMSTELSDFDFTGFATVNGAAAFSAKTPRQFKKSFQAALAANKPAVIVADIEPDLLVSPMVSPGQPINRFVNDSCPNSG; this is translated from the coding sequence ATGGAAAGGTGTTTATTGCGTCACGGTGTCAGCGTTATTTTTGGTTACCCGGGTGGAGCCATTATGCCTTTTTACGATGTTCTGTATGATTCTCCTATCCGCCATATATTGACTATACACGAACAAGGAGCCGTCCATGCCGCTGATGGTTATGCCCGCGCCTCGGGACAAGTAGGCGTATGCATAGCCACATCGGGACCGGGCGCAACCAATTTAGTTACCGGTTTGGCAACAGCTTTTCTTGATTCATCGCCGGTTGTTGCAATTACAGGCCAGGTAGCTACCGCCCTGCTCGGCAGTGATGCTTTTCAGGAAGTTGATATTATCAGTATTACTATGCCGGTTACTAAGCATAATTTCCTCGTTCGGGATATAAACAGCCTGCCCGGCATCATCGACCAGGCATTCATGCTTGCCGCCAGCGGCCGGCCGGGGCCGGTGCTGATTGATGTGCCAAGAGATGTGCTGACCGGTACGGCGGAGTATTATGCTGCGCGGCAAAAAGCGGCTTGGAATACAGTGCCGGCCTACGCCAATAAAACCGCCATTAAAGCGGCTGCGGCAGCTTTAGCCAAAGCCAGACAGCCTGTCATGCTTATCGGCGGCGGAGTAAAAACAGGCAATGCCTGCGCCGAGGTGTTAGACTTCGTTCGTTCTACCCGTATTCCCGTTGTAAGTACGCTTATGGGATTGGATGCTTTTCCTGCCGGTCAGCCTTATTTTCTTGGGCTGACCGGCATGCACGGACATAAGGCCGCCAATCTGGCCGTGCATCATGCCGATGTCGTTCTGGCGGTTGGAACCCGCTTCAGCGATAGAATAACCGGCGATATCAACCAATATTCCCAGGGAAAAACGATCATCCATTGCGATGTTGATCCGGCCGAATGCGGCAAGAATATCAGCACCGATATAACAGTTGTCGGCGGATTGAAGTATTCTTTGCTTCAGCTAACTAAAATACTGCAGCCGAATCCCTGGAGCGACATCCATAATTGGTGGCAAAAGATCGAAATGTGGCGGCAAAATTTTCTGCCCGTTTATGACGACAAAACATTAAATCCCCCCTGGATTATGAATTACCTGTCCGAAGCAGCCGCAGACTTTCCTGTCACTTGGGTTACGGATGTGGGCCAGCATCAAATGTGGGCGGCACAATACCTGAAAATCAGCAGCCCGCGTTCCTGGATCACTGCGGGGGGATTGGGAACAATGGGATTTGGGCTGCCGGCGGCATTAGGAGCGCAGGCAGCCACTCCCGACAAACGTGTCATTTTAATCGCCGGAGATGGCGGATTTAAGATGACGGGTATGGAATTGCATACAGCGGTAGATGAAGGACTGCCGGTTATCTGCGTCATATTTAACAATAAATCCCTGGGAATGGTACACCAGTGGCAGCATTTGTTCTTCAACCATCGTTACATGTCTACCGAATTGTCTGATTTTGATTTTACCGGTTTTGCGACTGTTAACGGCGCGGCCGCCTTTAGCGCGAAAACGCCGCGTCAATTCAAAAAATCGTTTCAAGCCGCTCTTGCTGCAAACAAACCGGCGGTGATTGTGGCAGATATTGAACCCGATTTGCTTGTAAGCCCGATGGTGTCTCCCGGTCAACCGATTAACCGCTTCGTTAATGATTCTTGCCCAAATAGCGGCTGA
- the ilvA gene encoding threonine ammonia-lyase: MEKNIGLADIEQAYAALRGVVHHTPLDRSRTFSNMAGCDVYLKLENLQKTGSFKIRGAYNKIRTLTDREKAKGVIAASAGNHAQGVAFAAGMAGARATIVMPEVAPLAKSMATRGYGAEVVLKGLVYDDAFQQAQELQEQTGQTFIHAFNDPAVIAGQGTVGLEILESLQDVSSIVVPVGGGGLIAGIAMAVKETSPHVKIYGVQAQGAPAMYMSKRAREIRTTPEAATIADGIAVRTPGNLTFGIIDKYVDDIVVVDDEAIAGTILLLLERAKLVVEGAGAVSLAAILQHKIPGAGKVAGVISGGNIDVNFISRIIERGLVKAGRRIKLSAMIHDRPGVLQHLLNVIAQLQANVISVYHDRVEQNVPIGQALVEISLETRDAMHTEQILNSLRQDGCNAKVI, translated from the coding sequence ATGGAGAAAAATATAGGTTTGGCAGATATTGAACAGGCATATGCTGCACTGCGGGGGGTCGTTCACCATACGCCATTGGATCGAAGCCGTACTTTCAGTAACATGGCCGGCTGTGATGTTTACTTAAAATTAGAGAATTTGCAAAAGACCGGCTCCTTTAAAATTCGGGGCGCTTATAATAAAATACGTACCTTAACGGACAGGGAAAAGGCGAAAGGAGTTATTGCGGCATCGGCCGGCAATCACGCTCAGGGCGTGGCTTTTGCCGCCGGAATGGCTGGTGCCAGGGCTACCATCGTTATGCCGGAAGTGGCGCCGCTGGCCAAAAGCATGGCTACCCGGGGTTATGGGGCAGAAGTTGTGTTAAAAGGGCTGGTATACGACGATGCGTTTCAACAGGCCCAGGAACTGCAGGAGCAGACCGGACAAACCTTTATTCATGCTTTTAATGATCCGGCGGTGATTGCCGGACAGGGTACGGTCGGTTTGGAAATTTTGGAATCCCTGCAGGATGTGTCTTCAATTGTTGTGCCTGTGGGCGGCGGTGGCCTTATCGCCGGAATCGCCATGGCAGTAAAGGAGACATCACCTCATGTGAAAATTTACGGAGTGCAGGCACAGGGAGCGCCGGCGATGTATATGTCGAAGCGGGCCCGCGAGATTCGTACAACACCGGAGGCGGCGACGATAGCGGACGGTATTGCCGTAAGAACGCCTGGAAATTTAACCTTTGGAATTATTGATAAATATGTGGACGACATCGTTGTTGTGGATGATGAGGCTATTGCCGGGACGATTCTCCTGTTATTGGAACGGGCGAAGCTAGTGGTGGAGGGCGCCGGAGCGGTTAGTCTGGCTGCCATTCTTCAGCATAAAATTCCCGGGGCAGGCAAGGTAGCCGGGGTGATTTCCGGCGGGAATATTGATGTAAACTTTATCTCCCGGATTATTGAGCGGGGGCTGGTGAAAGCCGGCCGACGGATCAAGCTTTCGGCAATGATTCACGACCGTCCCGGGGTACTGCAGCATCTGCTGAATGTAATTGCTCAGTTGCAGGCCAATGTCATCAGCGTCTATCATGACCGGGTGGAACAAAATGTGCCGATTGGGCAGGCACTCGTGGAGATTAGCCTTGAAACCAGGGATGCCATGCATACGGAACAAATATTAAACAGCCTCCGACAGGATGGCTGCAACGCGAAAGTAATCTAA